Proteins encoded in a region of the Lycorma delicatula isolate Av1 chromosome 6, ASM4794821v1, whole genome shotgun sequence genome:
- the LOC142326012 gene encoding protein seele-like, giving the protein MNETVRSYLIFVLCFSYSLSQVIHEEVNFKKVKCLVCKQVMGDIVEAVSKVSPHITVNVGGYLLDSNDKQQSVRYRTSERFLTEVMENVCDKMDDYVKAKHRQTGEIMVIPLLNGGQMNTVMSEVDIIQDENLNKSLRLYCDEIVEDYDEIIIGQIRNGLDSAKNKVCDKVCEHTDYKTKDEL; this is encoded by the coding sequence atGAATGAGACAGTAcggtcatatttaatttttgtgctttGCTTCTCCTATTCTTTGTCTCAAGTAATTCatgaagaagtaaattttaagaaagtcaAATGTCTAGTTTGTAAACAGGTCATGGGAGATATTGTTGAAGCTGTTTCAAAAGTTAGTCCACATATAACTGTAAATGTTGGTGGGTACTTGCTTGATAGTAATGATAAACAACAGTCTGTTAGATACCGAACGTCAGAAAgattcttaactgaagtaatggAAAATGTTTGTGACAAAATGGATGATTATGTAAAGGCAAAACATAGACAAACAGGAGAAATAATGGTAATCCCACTTTTAAATGGTGGTCAAATGAATACAGTTATGTCTGAAGTTGATATTATTCAGgatgaaaatctaaataaaagtttgaGATTGTACTGTGATGAAATAGTTGAggattatgatgaaattattataggCCAAATACGAAATGGTTTAGACAGTGCCAAAAATAAAGTATGTGATAAAGTTTGTGAACATACTGATTATAAAACCAAGGATGAactttag